CTATGCTTATCCCACCAGCTACCGCTATATCAAAGTCTGGATACTCTTTAACTAACGAAAATAACTCATCCATCTCCGCGCCCTTCTTTTTCTGCATATCTTTTCCATAATGAAGACCAACCAAGTCGACACCAAGGTTCGACAGCTCTTTCAGCCTGGTTTCATTTTGAACATTTAACAGGTCCACCATGACTCGCTTTCCGTATATTTCTGCCATTAGAAGAGAATCCTTAATTGTTTGATCCGCAGAAAAGGCCATAACCGTAGTGACATCTGCACCTGCCCTGAAAGCTTGTTCCGACTCGTGCTTGCCGGCATCACATGTTTTCATATCTGCAACCAAAGTCGATTCAGGATACGCGGCTTTTAATTCAGCGAGAAAAGAAACACCGTACTCTTTAATGACACCTGTCCCGACTTCAATCCAGTCCACGTATGCCTTCGTTTCTTCGATAAGATCGATGCAATTTTCTTTGGTCATTCTATCCAATGCAAGCTGTAACTTCATAAGCTCCCCTACCTCTCTATCATTTCTTTCTCCCCAAGCTGAACAAATACATCTTCCAATTCAGGCAATCCTTCATTATCCCCGTGTACACTTACCACCATGGATCCAATGGTATTAGCAAATGCTAACGTTCGGTCCAAGGACCATCCTTGAAGCAGACCATAAATGAAGCCGGCATCAAATCCATCCCCGGCGCCTACCGTATCAACCACTTTGGCTGGAGGTACGGCAGGCATAGTAGCGGATTGATTATCTTTAAACGCATAAGCACCTAAATCTCCGTGTTTTACAGCCACAGTAGTTATTCCATAAGCGGTACACGCAGCGGCAATATCACGTGGGTCCGTCACTCCAAATAACAGTTCCGCCTCTTCGACACCGGTAAGCATGATATCTACATAAGGCAGCAACTCCTTTAAGGACTCTTTTGCTTCTTCTCTGCTCCATAGCTTCAAACGGATATTCGGGTCGAAGGAAATTAATGCCCCATGATCTTTGGCATATGTAATCACCCGCTTCAACAATCTTATGTTTTTTGCCGGGTTGATCGCAGCAAATACTCCTGTTATGTGGAGCACCTTCGTATCGCGGATGAAATCCATATTGAACGTCTGTTCTGTGAGTGTCTGTGTAGGGGAATTACTCCTGTAATAGAACGTGCTGCCACTTCCATCCTCTTTGATCTCCTTGAAATTAATGGAGGTAGGATGTCCGTCCACAAGCTTCACTTCTGATACGTCAATTCCTTCCCCTCTTGCAAAATTGCGAATATACTTTCCGAATTCATCCTTTCCAAGTCGGCTGATCCAAGCAGTTTCCAGCCCAAGTCTTGCGCAGCCAATGGCGAAGTTAAACTCAGCGCCCCCTGCTTTACGCTCAAACGTATGAACATTCCTCAGCGGTCCTTTTTTCAAAGGGTCGAATGTAATCATTGCATCTCCTATCGTCGCAACATCTTTCATTTCCCATCACCATCTCCTTTCCCCTTCTTTAGAGAGTCTCGGATCATCAAAGTCGGCTGGAACCGAAGATCAGACTCCCGTATCTCTTTTTTAGTAATTTGATTGAGAAGCAGTTCCGCGGCCTTTTTCCCCATTTTAAAAGTTGGTTGAGCAACGGTGGTAATGGCCGGAGAGTAAAATCCTGCGAAGGAAACATCGTCAATTCCTATCAACGCCAATTCATCCGGTATAACCACATTCTTCCTTTTGGCATATTTCAAGATTTCGATCAAAACGAGGTCGTTACCGGCCAGGAGAGCATCCGGAGGTGTATCCAATCTCAACAGCTCTTCCAATTGGTCTGTCAGGCCCTGAGGTTCAGCGCTGACAATATAATCTTCTGAAACCGCGATGCCATGGTTACTCATCGCTTCTTTGTAACCTTCGATTCTATCTATCCTAGTAGAAATATGCTCAAGGATGGATGTCGTAATAACAGCGATCCGCTCATACCCTTCTTCTACTAGGTGGTCGACCGCAAGTTTGGATGCTTTTCGATTATCAAGCGATACGGTCGGGATGTGGACGTCGGTTATCGTGCGGTCGAGAAACACGACAGGGTACGAAGCGTCCTTCATTTGTCTATACAAGCTAAGATTGTTCCCTGTAGGGAAAATGATCAGCCCATCCACCTGCTTCGCCCGCAGCATTTCAATATAATGTCTTTCTTTGACAGGATCATCATCTGCGTTACAAATAATCGTATGGAAATCTTCCCCGTGGCAATAGTCTTCGATCGCTCTTGTGACTTCTGTAGTAAATGTGTGCAGGATATTCGCTACAATGACACCTATTGTCTTTGTGGATTTCTGCTTTAAACTCCGCGCTACGATATTAGGCTGGTAACCAAGCTCCTGAATCGAAGCTTCAATTCTTTCCTTTGTCTTTTCCCCCATGTACGTGTAGCGTTTATTCAAATATTGAGAGACCGTGCTCTTCGATACATCTGCATGCTTTGCCACATCGGCTATTGTCACTGTCATTTTATACATCGACTCTTTCTTTTAAGTTTAATAAATCGGTTTAGTAAATCGGTTTAGTGATAGTATAATGCCTTTGTAAGCGTTTTACAATCATTATTTTCAGAAATTTCTACACAGATAACCCATAAAGTTACTATTTTTGTCACGACAGCTGTATCTTCATTAGTGAATTTCTCGGGTTTTTTTAATATACTTAGATTGGACAACTTAAAGAGAGATGGTGAATTTCACATGGAGATTAAAAAAGATTTCAATTACGTCCCTTGGGTCGTGGGGCTTTCAATTGTCATTAACGCCATTGTTGTGGCACTATTATTTGTACCTGAAATAGAAGGCGATACAGGTTTTGATATTACACTGCTTCCTCTGTTAAATGCAGTTTTTAATTCCTTTACGTTCGTTTTTCTATTGGCAGCGTTGTTTATGATTATTCGAAAGAATATTAAATGGCATAAACGGTTCATTTTCGCCGCTTTCACAACAACAGCATTGTTCTTAATTTCTTACCTGACCTACCATTCGATGGCTGAGTCTACTCATTTTGGTGGGGAAGGAATAATCGTACCTATCTATTACTTCATCCTGATCACCCATATCGTTCTTGCAGCGCTGATCGTACCATTAGCACTTGTTACACTATTCCGTGGGCTTTCCATGCGCGTCGACAAACACAGAAAGATTGCCCGCTGGACGATGCCCCTCTGGCTGTATGTCAGCCTGACAGGCGTCATTGTTTACCTAATGATCTCCCCATATTATTAAACGCAAAAAAGATCCAGGAACCTGCAGGTTCCTGGATCTTTTTATGGGTAGGTTTGAGAAAAATTATATCGGGAAAGTATAAAAGTAGTTACATCTATTCTTTTCGTTATAAGGAGCATTCCATGGATATTTTGAAACATATGTTGGAAGAAGGCTATGGTTCCGCCAGGTTTTCCTCTGTCAGCGGGAAAGAATTCCACGTTGACCTCCATGACTTGATAAGCAGTAAGGAGCTCTTTGATAAGATGGAGATTATTCCACGGGCAATTGAGTATTTCCCCTTTGAAAGGGTCCCATATATCGCCCTCAATGACGGGGAACAATCCTACAAAATTAAACTTATTAAATTATAACCATATAAGAAAGCAGACCTTATTCACCGGCCTGCTTTCTTTTTATTTTCTGCTTATCCAAAACCGCTTGACTACGTTGCCGTCCTCTTCCACGAAGTCTTGGTCTTCCTTCCCCCCATTTTTCAAAATAGCTTTCCAAGACCCTGTATTCCACTGATCACATACGACAAGGACATCCGTTATCTTCATTTCCCAGGCTTTCTCCAATGAAAGGCGCAGTAATGTCGTTGCATAACCATTCCTTCTTTCCGAAGGTCGGATACCATATCCTATATGACCGCCTTCTTTTCTCAGACGATCTGTCAATTTGTGGCGTATGTTGGTAACACCGATTATTCGTTCTTGTTTATCCATCATCCAATAGGTGGTGTCCGGTACCCACCCGGGAGGAAGATAGACTCCTCGTTCATTATTTTCCAGGAATTCTATCATCTCGTCAAAAGCATACGGATCTTTCTCTATGACCCATGGTATCATCGTTTCTCCACTTTCCAGCCATTCCTTATAATAATTTATGTAAGCATCCTTCCACTTCAAGGCAGGCTTCACCAGAGTCATTTCACTCATCTTTCCCCATCTCCTTTCACCAAAACGATTTCATCCAAAATTGGTATCCCTGTAGAAGAAAAGCGGGGGATGGATGGTTTTACTAATCTCGCTTTTTCAACCGCTCCTCTAACGACGGACTTCAATCGGAAGCCTCTGCGCTGATAGAAACGGATAGCATGAATATTTTCATTTGTCGTGATTACCTTAATCCTTCGACCATCTGCTACACTCTCGACTCTATCAATCAGAAGAGAACCTATCCCTCTTCCTTCCCTCAAGCTGTCCAGAGATACGATTTCCACTTCCTCCTCACTCTCCACGTATGTGATGAGACCGATAATTTCTGCTTTTTCCCCCACATATGTGAACCCATCTAACTTCCTGCAATCGTAGATCCCGCTTGATACGATCATATATGGACTGTCCCAGTTATCCTTAAAAAAGGAATCCCACTTTCCCTTAGCTGTCTCCTGTTTTTTGTATATATTCATGAAAGTGCTCCGTACTTTCTCATCTACTCCCAATCTCCTTCAGAAACAGCGATTTATTTTTCGGGGATACTTTAATGGACTCCGCTGTTCCATAGTGAATTTCCAGGCGGTCAAAGGAAAGGGCAGGTGCCTGAAGTATATCCTTCACTTCCTCCACTCTCCTGATTTGGTCAAGCGGTACACGCTTCCGGAAAGGACCGTAGACGATTTTCAACTCCTCGTGATCGATGATATATCGTGTCCCAAAATATATCCAGCCGACGAGCGCACTTATAACAACTGCAAAGATCACCTTGGCAATGTAAGAATTCGAAAGGCAGGGAATCATAAATACCCCCCACTCCAGTCCGCCTATCGCATCAATAAGTACCACTCCCATTACCAGAACCAAGAAGACGGATAACCACTTGCTTTTCTTTGACGCGAATCGAAGGGATTGCTGATTGCTCATACCATCTCTCCTTTATGGAAATTTTATACTACTACATTCTACGACCGGACCCCTGCATACGTTTCAAGAAAAACAACCATTTACAAAAATTAAAATATTCGCTAAGATGAAGGCATCCAAGACAACTGCATAACATGGAACTTGCACTGGGGGAGCTGCATTTGCGGCTGAGAGGTTTATCCGACCCTTAGCACCCGAACTAGATAATACTAGCGTGGGGAAGTGCAGCCTGACTCTCGCGATCAGACTTCTTTTTTGGCTTTTCTTTTCGATTGTTGGACTGCATTCCCATGGAATGCAGTTTTTTTGTGTTTAAAAAAGGAGGAAATTATATGACTCAAGTATGTGGAAATTCAAAAATTGCCGGCTGCTCTTTTTCTGTCCATCCTATGTGTAATGACTTTCAGGATATGATCATGACAAGCCTTCAACAGACCGACACATCCAAAGTATGGATGAAAACGGATCATGTTACGACGACGGTTCGCGGACGTTTGGAACACGTCTTTGACGTAGCCAAAGCCGTCTTTCACCATACCGCCGTCACAGGGGTTCATGCCGCATTTCAGGGGACGTTTTCCATCGGCTGCCCGGGCGATTCTACTGGTGATGTGTACCTGGATGAAACATCTAACGTGATGAACAGGAATACAGCAGCTGTCAAACAGGCGGTGGCAGCTAAGTTTTCTCTATACCCTTTAGGTGGAGGTAAGTATATGGAAACGATTTACGAAAAGATTGAAAGGATGAGAGAACAAGGCATTTCTGTAACACCTGACCACTATTCCACCAGGCTGGAGGGGGATATCCACGACATCTTTCACGGTTTGGAAAACGTGTTTAAGGAAACAGAGGCCGGTGGATCCTCCCACACCGTGATGACTGTGAGCATTTCTGCAAACAGCCCATCTAAAAAGGAGGAGGAGGAATGAAGAACTGGAAATTAAAAGAAATCGTCGTCATGTCTGTACTTGCCGTCGTATTCGCTGTTGTTTACTTAGCTTTTCTACCTGTAGGCAAAGTTCTGTCCGGATTAATGGGTCCGATTGGATATGACTTCATATATGGAATATGGTTCATTGTCTCCATTATCGCCGCCTACATACTAAGGAAACCAGGCGCTGCATTCTTATCGGAAACCATTGCCGCCACTGTGGAAATGCTGCTCGGGAATGCGTCCGGACCGATGCTCATTTTGACAGGCGTCATTCAAGGACTTGGGGCAGAGACCGCCTTCGCCATCACCCGTTATAAGAGTTACCAACTCCTTACACTTATGCTCTCCGGTATGATGGCTGCCGTGTTCAGCTTTTTCTGGGAATATTTCCGCCTGGGGTACAGCGCCTTAAGTACGGATTACGTAGCAGCTATGTTCATCATTAGACTTCTAAGTGGAGCTCTCATCTCCGGGCTGGCAGGAAAAGCAATTGCCGATGCCCTTGCCAAAACAGGAGTGCTGTCAGGATTTGCTCTGGGTAAAGAACGTCGTAGGAAGCGGGCGGCATAATGAAAATGATTTTTGAAGTTGACCATTTATCGTTGACTTATGACCAACACCCGCAGCCGGTACTTAAGGATATAAACTTAAATGTCGCACAAGGAGACAGCGTTTTGGTACTTGGTCCAAGTGGCTCGGGAAAAAGTTCCCTGGTGCATTGCCTGACGGGACTTTATCCTGAAGAACTTGACGGCACCATGACCGGTACCGTCAAGATAGCAGGAAAAGATGCGTGCACCTATAAACCGGGAGAAGCAGCAAAAAAAGTAGGCGTCGTATTTCAGGATCCTGAAACGCAGTTTTGTATGCTTACAGTAGAGGAGGAAGTAGCTTTTGGTCTTGAGAATTTAGCCGTACCTCCTTCGCAAATGCAGGATCTTATCGAACAGGCGCTCTCCTGGGTTGGTCTGGAACAATACAAGAAAGAAAAAATCCACGTCCTTTCCGGCGGCCAGAAGCAGAAACTGGCTCTTGCCTGTACACTCGTAATGGAGCCGGATGTGCTGATATTAGATGAACCAACAGCGAATCTGGACCCGGTTTCGGCTAGAGAATTCATCGAGATCCTCTCAGAAATAAAGCGTAAGCGTAAACTGACTTTAGTAGTCATCGAACACCGGTTGGAAGGCTGGCTTTCTCTTCTTACACGCGTAATCGTCCTTGAGAAAGATGGACATATGTTTAGTGAGGGACCACTTCTGGAAAATTTGAAAACCTATGGGCCTACCTTGATGAAAGAAGGCGTCTGGCTCCCCTACTCTGCCCGCACTGCCATGGCTCTTGGATGGAAGGGAAAGCTACCGCTGAGCATAGATGAGTATGTATCGCTGCCAATTCCTTTACCAGCTCCCGAAATAAAAAAGCCGGCGACTGAGGGAACGCTATTGTCAGCAAATAACGTGGCATGGAAAGAAGTCCTTCATAATATCCATTTGGATATCCATCCTGAGGAATGGGTAGCCGTCGTTGGAGCGAACGGAAGTGGAAAAAGCAGTCTTTCCAAGCTTTTAGCGGGTATTATAAAGCCGTCCAACGGAGATGTTGCTTTCAAAGGAAGATCGATCACACGCTGGAAAGAGAAGCTTCTTCGCCGCGAAATCGGTTATGTTTTTCAAAATCCCGAACACCAATTCATAACAGATTCTGTATTTGAGGAAGTGTCCTACAGTTTGAAAGAGCGAGAAATGGATGAACAAGAGACGAAGGAAATAGTCCGGAAGACGCTTCGACTCTGTCAATTGGAAGGCTTGGAACATTCTCATCCATTCCTTTTGAGTCAAGGACAGAAACGGAGACTCAGTGTCGCCACCATGCTCGTTTTGGATGTCAATCTACTTATTTTGGACGAGCCGACATTCGGTCAGGATGCTGGTTCTACCGAAAGTCTTATGCAGATCCTGAAAGAAAAACACGACCAGGGCACCTCCATCATCATGATCACTCATGACATGGAGCTTGTCGACCGTTTTGCAACAAGGACCATCGTTATCCAGGAAGGCGGTATTCAATGGGACGGACCTACGGAAGAACTATGGGAAATAGAATCATTGGAAGATTACCATTTGGAAACACCCCCGAGGCTGAAACTGACATCCTCAAGGGACGCAAAGGAGCGGACTCATGTCTTTTCATAACGTTAACCCGACAGTGAAAGCATTGACGATCCTCGCCGTTGTCTTCGTGCTGGCTTTACGATACGATCCTGTCACCCCGGCGGTTTTCTCTGCTGCAACAATTGCCGTCACTTTTTTGTTCGGAAATGTAAATAAGAAGTTGTATGTGATCTATTTAATGATATTTTCCATCTTCGCCTTTGGGATGTTATGGACAACCATCGCATTCGCGGACGTTCCTGCAGATGCTAAGGAAACGGTTTCCTTGTTCGGATGGGTCGTCCCAAAAGAAGATTGGCTAATGGCATTATCTTTATCCTTCCGCATCATCGCATTTGCATCGCTTTCCTTATTGTTTGTCTTTACGACAAATATGGTGGAGTTTTTATTAAGCTTGATGCAGCAGCTTCGGCTGCCACCAAAACTCGCCTATGGCATTTTGGCAGGCTACCGCTTTCTTCCCATGATGAAGGACGAATTCCAACAAATCCGTGCAGCCCACCGGATCCGGGGCATCGAATACGCTTCCAGCCTGCAAGGAAGATGGATGCAATACCAACGTTATCTCATACCTCTACTAGCAGGAGCCATCCGAAAGGCAGAACGTACGGCTGTCGCAATGGAATCCAAAGGGTTTACAGGTAGTTGGAATCGTACCTTTTACAGACCCATGACTATCCGTAAGAAAGATTGGATGTTTCCGCTCCTCATGACGGCCATCCTTATGGGATCGATTCTCATATAGGTAAATGATCATTCCCACTCCTAAAGAAAATCCGAACGACCAATTCAGGTCTGTTCGGATTTTCTTTAGTGTTATATTTCCTGGTTGGGACATGCATTTGCTTACTCTTCCATGTCCTGTATCCAGTCCGTCATATCGTTTATAATGATGTCCTGCTGCTCCCATACGGTTATTTCAGCTTCCTTATCTCCTTTTTGAGGACCGTAAACACCAAACTGACCGTGATTACCACCAGGTATTTCCTTCCAAGTCGTCTGATTGGAAAGCAGCTGTTTTGTCTCTTCGACCTTATCAAGCGTCGTCAGTCCATCCCTCTCCCCGTATATCGAAAGGATGGGAAAGTCCGTTCCGGACAAATCATCTCCGGCAGGGTAGGAGGCCAGTAAAATTAACCCGTCGACCTCATTCATATTCCTGGAGGCAAAAGATGCAGCTGCGACCCCCCCAAGGGAATGACCGCCAACATACCAGTGCTTAACATTCGGATAGTCATCGATCAATTGCTCTGCTTTATCGCTGTCCAACATGGCAAGATTAAGGGTGACTTCAGGAATTCCTGTTACATATCCATCATCTGCTAAATTTTCGGCAATATAGCTGTATGCTTCCGGCTCTACTTTCGCTCCTGGATAAAGGACGATTCCTCCTTTGACGGCACCTTGCGGAATGTAAGTGATCCACCCATCTATACGGGACGGAATTTCCGTCCTTTCTTTCAATTCCGGAGATGCTTTATATGTCTGCTGTGTCCAAATCAGAAAAGCTGCTACTCCAGCTGCAGCTAAGACAAGAAGACTAATACCAATATATTTCCACCTTTTCTTCATATACCCTCCACCTTCATCTGTACCTTGGATTAATAGAATGATTCTATAAGATATAGATGGAGATTGTCCAGTTGGAAGATGGTTTGATATTAACCCCAATTGGTTATGCTTATGGATGATCCATTATTTTAAGAACCACTGAACAAGGAGCCGCATACGTTTGGTAAGAGATGCAATGAATCATAAAGGAGGTCACCATATGGCTGATATCACCCTTGGAGATCCTGCTCCAAATTTCTACCTTCCCTCTGTAGATGGAAGTAATTTTCTCTTTGAAACACAGCGGAAACACTATGAAGAATCGTGGCATCTCATTGTTTTCTTTCGCGGGTCCTGGTGCCCTGTGTGTATAGAAACCCTTAAGGAACTGGAAGTGTACCATGCAGAGCTTCATAAGAACGATATACAAGTAACTGCCATAAGCGCAGAGCCTTTGAATAAATTGAAAAGAATGAAGGAAAAAGAGAACCTGACATTCCCTGTTCTATCCGATGAATTCTTTTCCGTTCTCGACGCTTTCGGTGTCTACATTCATAAGACAGGAGCCCCCTATGAAGATCACGGCGCGCATGGCGAACCAGCATACTTTCTTTTCAATAAAGGCGGGACGCTTATGTACCAGCAGAAACAGACAGGTCCATTCGGGCGCCCTTCTCCAGAAGCAATCTTACAGACCGCTGCATTGATCCGAAGTCATATGAAGACTACGCCTCCAAAAGAAGAAAGTGGATAATTAATAAATCAACTTCAGAAGCTTTCTGAACACGGAATGAATTAAGCATGTGAATGGTCCAAAAAGAATGCCCATTTTCTGTGCTATTGGTAGGAAGGAAGAGTATCTGGAAAGGACCTCCAATCCATCTGCATCTCTTCCTCACTCAGCAGACATCCATCCAGTTCCTTTTGAATGGTTTCCTTGTCCATATTTGCACCAATGAATACCAGCTCCGTCAATCGATCCCCATGCATAGTATCCCACTCATCATAGAGAGCCGGATCTTCTTCCAACAAAGCAGACTGCTCCTCTGCGGGGTAGGACGCTATCCAGGAACCTGCCTTCTGGATGGATAAAGACGGGCCGGCCTGGGAAAGCAGACCAATGGCTTCATTCCTGGAAGCAAGCCAGAAAAAACCTTTAGAACGGATGACTGTATCCGGCCATTTCTCGAGCCATTGATGGAACCTTTCCGGATGGAAGGGTCTTTTCCTTTTATAAAGAAACGATGCGATTCCGTATTCCTCCGTTTCCGGCACGTGTACTTCATTCAATTCTTTGATCCAGCCTGCAGACTGACTGGCCTGCTCCCAATCAAATGAATAAGTACCCCACACTTCTTTTACATCCAGTTTCCCAAAGGATGTTTCGACAATTTTGGCATCCGGGTTCAATCGACGCAACACGGCAGAAAGATACTCCCTGTCTTCATCCCTAACAAGATCCACTTTATTGACGACGATTACGTTGGCAAACTCGACTTGGTCTATTAGTAAATCGATTACTTCCCGCTCATCCTCCTGACCTGACCCTTCCCCTTTGTCTATCAGTGACTCGCCAGATTGATAATCATGCCAGAAGCGATAGGCATCAACAACTGTGACCATCGTATCCAGTCTGCAGATAGAATTCAAATCAATTCCAGTTTCCTCATCTTTATAAGTGAATGTCTGTGCGACGGGGATAGGTTCGGAAATTCCTGTCGATTCAATGATAATATAATCGATATCCAATTTAGTTAATTTTTCCACTTCTATAATAAGATCTTCTCTTAATGTGCAGCAGATGCACCCATTTTGAAGTTCCACCAATTTTTCCTGCGTGCGCTTAAACGCCCCGTGTTTAATCAAAGAAGCATCTATATTCACTTCACTCATATCATTCACGATAACGGCTGCTTTGACCCCTTCTTTATTATGCAGAATATGGTTTAAAACTGTAGTTTTACCCGAACCTAAGAAACCGCTTAATACCGTAACAGGTACTCTCATTCATCCTTTTCCTTTCTTATAAAGCAGAGATGCGCTCTGCCACTTTTCTTGCACCTGCAATATTCCTTGCAGCTGGACCAATTTCAAGCTCAGCTAACGGACCTGTGACAAAAAGGCCCGATGCCCACGCCAGATTTTTATCGGGTATTGGAAACCCACACGGGGCACAAGGCAGGTCGGCTTGGCATATGGTCTCTTTTAACCAGAGAGGAAGCTTCTGCTCTGATCCAGTAGCAAAAATGCATTCGTTCACTTCGATCGTACAACAGTCCAAGGACAGCTGGATTTCCATCCCTTTATCCTCTACTTTCTCTATTTCACCTGTGTGAACAGTCAGCATCTTCTTTTTTTCCAACCTGTTAGCCTTTATGTGAAGATCCCTTGTTATCGACCCTTTATTACGGGCATGACGGATCATATCTCTTCGCTTTATATAGCAGGTGCTTTCATTAAATTTATTTAAATATTTTGGACCTAACCATCCGGGATCACTGTCAAAGTCCTTGATTCTGAACGGGTGACGTTTGATAAGATGGACCGGCTTCTCTGAAGTCTCAGCAAGCGATGCCGCCAAATGAACGGCTGACATTCCACCACCAATCACCGCCACTTCCCCTTCCTTTTGAAACGTATCGTGGGAAAAGACGTGGACAGGCTTTCTTTTCAACCCCTCCGCCCAGGCAGGTATAGATGGATACTCCGTCGCACCAACAGCAAGAACGACATTTTCAGCTATCATCTCTTCCCCGTCGTCAAGCTGGATCTTCCAAACATCGTTCAGCTTCCAGAGACCTCTTACTTTCCCTTTTTCCCAACACGACTTAAGATCAACAGCATGAAACATATCTTCACAGTGATTATTAAACATTTCAAGCATCGGGCGGTCATATCGACCGACAAACCCTTTCGTATATTCCTTCTGCTTCTTGTATTTTCTCAAGCTGTAAGGGTCGGGATGAAGATGATGAACGGAAGAGGACCGAAGATATTTCATCCCCACTTTAGAAGTTAATGTTTTCCATTTTTCCATTGGATGATCATGCGGGTCGATAATTACTACATCTTCCTTTCGCGTTTTCTCCTGAAGTAAAAGCCTTGTGGCAACGCTGCAACCGTGTACCCCTCCCCCAATAATCACCCACTCAAACATCATTTTCACCTCTTATTCCTCTGTTTTGAGATTACCAGCTTGATTTCTTCACGCCGGGAATCTGGCCTTTATGGGCATAATCTCTAAACGTGATACGTGACATTTTGAATTTTCGCATATATCCGCGGGGCCTTCCTGTGACTGCACACCTTCCAGTCAACCTTGTAGGAGAAGAATCCCTCGGCAGTTTACGAAGGGCCTCATAGTCACCCCTTTCCTTTAGTTCTCTTCTCAAGCTCGCATACTTCGCGACTAATTCCTGACGTTTTCTTTCCTTGGCAATCTTCGATTTTTTAGCCATCCTGTATCTCTCCCTAAAAAGTAATTATTACGATTTAAAAAACGTTAAAAAAAACACCCTCGAGGATGTTTTTTAGTAACGATTACGATTTACATGATATCGTATCGTTCCAATCTTGTAAAGTTTCTTTCCTCTCATGAAGAATACCGTCCTTTCCAACACTACGAAGACAGATCGTATTCCTCACTTAATAGCGAGTGAATGAAAGCGTCGTGACTTTGATCTTCACGGACTAAATAGTTCCGCAGCGTCCCTTCTTTCTTAAATCCGAACTTCTCCAACATACGGTTGGAAGGAATATTATCAGGAAAAGTGACAGCCCCGAGCCTACGTATCTTCAGCTCAAGAAAGGAAAAACGGATAATCTCTTTTACTGCTTCAGATCCCAATCCGAGACGCCAAAAGTCAGGATGAATCTCATAACCGATCTCCGCCCTCATGGCTCTTGGATTCCAATTGTTGAGACCAACTGTACCTATAAATCTTGACTCGTTCTTCACTGTAAGGCCCCAGCGGATTCCCCGCTTTTCCTTCCAAGTGGATTGGAAAGACCGGATGATTTCTCTCGCCTGCTCCGGAGTTTTCAATGCATCCATCCCATAATATTTGGTCACTTCTTCTCTGGACATGATGTCTAAATATGCAGCAGAATGCTTTCTTGATACATTAGTAAGTGACAATCTTTCTGTCTCCAAAATGGGAAAT
This sequence is a window from Bacillus sp. SB49. Protein-coding genes within it:
- a CDS encoding ECF transporter S component gives rise to the protein MKNWKLKEIVVMSVLAVVFAVVYLAFLPVGKVLSGLMGPIGYDFIYGIWFIVSIIAAYILRKPGAAFLSETIAATVEMLLGNASGPMLILTGVIQGLGAETAFAITRYKSYQLLTLMLSGMMAAVFSFFWEYFRLGYSALSTDYVAAMFIIRLLSGALISGLAGKAIADALAKTGVLSGFALGKERRRKRAA
- a CDS encoding ABC transporter ATP-binding protein, producing the protein MKMIFEVDHLSLTYDQHPQPVLKDINLNVAQGDSVLVLGPSGSGKSSLVHCLTGLYPEELDGTMTGTVKIAGKDACTYKPGEAAKKVGVVFQDPETQFCMLTVEEEVAFGLENLAVPPSQMQDLIEQALSWVGLEQYKKEKIHVLSGGQKQKLALACTLVMEPDVLILDEPTANLDPVSAREFIEILSEIKRKRKLTLVVIEHRLEGWLSLLTRVIVLEKDGHMFSEGPLLENLKTYGPTLMKEGVWLPYSARTAMALGWKGKLPLSIDEYVSLPIPLPAPEIKKPATEGTLLSANNVAWKEVLHNIHLDIHPEEWVAVVGANGSGKSSLSKLLAGIIKPSNGDVAFKGRSITRWKEKLLRREIGYVFQNPEHQFITDSVFEEVSYSLKEREMDEQETKEIVRKTLRLCQLEGLEHSHPFLLSQGQKRRLSVATMLVLDVNLLILDEPTFGQDAGSTESLMQILKEKHDQGTSIIMITHDMELVDRFATRTIVIQEGGIQWDGPTEELWEIESLEDYHLETPPRLKLTSSRDAKERTHVFS
- a CDS encoding energy-coupling factor transporter transmembrane component T family protein, producing the protein MSFHNVNPTVKALTILAVVFVLALRYDPVTPAVFSAATIAVTFLFGNVNKKLYVIYLMIFSIFAFGMLWTTIAFADVPADAKETVSLFGWVVPKEDWLMALSLSFRIIAFASLSLLFVFTTNMVEFLLSLMQQLRLPPKLAYGILAGYRFLPMMKDEFQQIRAAHRIRGIEYASSLQGRWMQYQRYLIPLLAGAIRKAERTAVAMESKGFTGSWNRTFYRPMTIRKKDWMFPLLMTAILMGSILI
- a CDS encoding alpha/beta family hydrolase; the encoded protein is MKKRWKYIGISLLVLAAAGVAAFLIWTQQTYKASPELKERTEIPSRIDGWITYIPQGAVKGGIVLYPGAKVEPEAYSYIAENLADDGYVTGIPEVTLNLAMLDSDKAEQLIDDYPNVKHWYVGGHSLGGVAAASFASRNMNEVDGLILLASYPAGDDLSGTDFPILSIYGERDGLTTLDKVEETKQLLSNQTTWKEIPGGNHGQFGVYGPQKGDKEAEITVWEQQDIIINDMTDWIQDMEE
- a CDS encoding peroxiredoxin family protein — encoded protein: MADITLGDPAPNFYLPSVDGSNFLFETQRKHYEESWHLIVFFRGSWCPVCIETLKELEVYHAELHKNDIQVTAISAEPLNKLKRMKEKENLTFPVLSDEFFSVLDAFGVYIHKTGAPYEDHGAHGEPAYFLFNKGGTLMYQQKQTGPFGRPSPEAILQTAALIRSHMKTTPPKEESG
- a CDS encoding GTP-binding protein; its protein translation is MRVPVTVLSGFLGSGKTTVLNHILHNKEGVKAAVIVNDMSEVNIDASLIKHGAFKRTQEKLVELQNGCICCTLREDLIIEVEKLTKLDIDYIIIESTGISEPIPVAQTFTYKDEETGIDLNSICRLDTMVTVVDAYRFWHDYQSGESLIDKGEGSGQEDEREVIDLLIDQVEFANVIVVNKVDLVRDEDREYLSAVLRRLNPDAKIVETSFGKLDVKEVWGTYSFDWEQASQSAGWIKELNEVHVPETEEYGIASFLYKRKRPFHPERFHQWLEKWPDTVIRSKGFFWLASRNEAIGLLSQAGPSLSIQKAGSWIASYPAEEQSALLEEDPALYDEWDTMHGDRLTELVFIGANMDKETIQKELDGCLLSEEEMQMDWRSFPDTLPSYQ